A portion of the Flavobacterium magnum genome contains these proteins:
- a CDS encoding HlyD family secretion protein — protein sequence MLNISKENPITENISHFTTVRNLENRPDYKVLNKIIWAVSLVCLIILFLPWTQSISGAGAVTTLTPDQRPQTVQSAIAGRIEKWYVKEGDLVKKGDTILFISEIKEDYLDPNLVGNTKDQMQAKEMAQRSYAGKVDALSLQIAAIENEKKIKLQQAKNKIRQALLKVKSDSMDLIAVRTQVKIATTQFNRSLTLNKEGLKPLTDVEEKRLKLQDVEAKIITQENKYIGSQNEYLNARAEVNRILAEYAEKSAKAQSEQYTARSSEYDTKAQVNKLKNQYNNYSIRNGMYYITAPQTGYINRAIQSGLGETIKEGTEIVSIMPAAYDIAVETYVSPNDLPLIHKGEKVRVWFDGWPTIVFSGWPDMSYGTFGGKIVAVENFISPNGKFRVLIAPDRAEAPWPKQISMGSGVQTLALLEDVPVWYELWRSLNGFPANYYTPETKTAKK from the coding sequence ATGCTGAACATATCCAAAGAAAACCCGATTACGGAAAACATTTCCCATTTTACCACGGTGCGGAACCTCGAAAACCGGCCTGACTACAAGGTGCTCAATAAGATCATCTGGGCCGTGTCGCTGGTCTGCCTGATCATCCTGTTCCTGCCCTGGACACAGAGCATCTCGGGCGCGGGCGCCGTAACCACCCTGACGCCGGACCAAAGGCCACAGACCGTGCAGTCCGCCATAGCGGGCAGGATTGAGAAGTGGTATGTGAAGGAAGGCGACCTCGTCAAAAAAGGGGACACCATCCTTTTTATTTCGGAAATCAAGGAAGACTACCTGGACCCGAACCTCGTCGGCAATACCAAAGACCAGATGCAGGCCAAGGAAATGGCGCAGCGCTCTTATGCCGGTAAGGTTGACGCGCTGTCGCTGCAGATCGCCGCCATCGAGAACGAGAAGAAAATCAAATTGCAGCAGGCAAAGAACAAAATCCGCCAGGCGCTGCTCAAAGTAAAAAGCGACAGCATGGACCTGATTGCGGTGCGCACGCAGGTGAAGATCGCGACCACGCAGTTCAACCGCTCGCTGACACTCAACAAGGAAGGCCTCAAACCGCTGACCGATGTCGAGGAGAAACGCCTCAAGCTCCAGGATGTCGAGGCGAAAATCATCACCCAGGAGAATAAATACATCGGATCACAGAACGAGTACCTGAATGCCCGCGCGGAAGTCAACCGCATCCTGGCCGAGTATGCCGAGAAATCGGCCAAGGCGCAGAGCGAGCAGTACACCGCGCGCAGCAGCGAGTATGACACCAAGGCGCAGGTCAACAAGCTCAAAAACCAGTACAACAACTACAGCATCCGGAATGGCATGTATTACATCACGGCCCCGCAGACCGGCTACATCAACCGCGCCATCCAATCCGGATTGGGCGAAACCATAAAGGAAGGGACTGAAATCGTAAGCATCATGCCTGCGGCATATGATATTGCGGTCGAGACCTATGTGAGTCCGAATGACCTGCCACTGATCCATAAAGGCGAAAAAGTGCGTGTATGGTTTGACGGCTGGCCGACGATCGTATTCTCAGGCTGGCCTGACATGAGCTATGGGACCTTTGGCGGAAAGATTGTCGCGGTGGAGAATTTCATCAGTCCGAATGGCAAGTTCCGCGTACTGATCGCACCGGACCGCGCCGAAGCACCCTGGCCGAAGCAGATCAGTATGGGTTCAGGCGTGCAGACGCTCGCGCTGCTTGAAGACGTGCCCGTATGGTATGAGCTTTGGCGCAGCCTGAACGGATTCCCGGCCAACTACTACACCCCTGAAACCAAAACCGCAAAAAAGTGA
- a CDS encoding TolC family protein: MKKILALLLFTSFVHAQSFNAGELSFSEYLGYVKKFHPLVKNANLQLDMAQANLMMARGAFDPKIEVDFDKKRFNGKEYYSLLNSTFKVPTWYGIELKAAFDDNDGPYINPENTVPESGLTSVGLSVPLGQGLFTNQRMADLRKAKLQITLSRAERRLQAAEVLSDAAAAYFEWRKSYSEFQMYRDYLKNADIRYTGIRKLIDNGDRPAVDSVEAGIVVRSRQLNVEDAKLKLEKARLELSTFLWLDRTPVELSEAVQPEENILKTVTETLNVNQLAQQPDIETHPKIDALKTKIALLDVERKLKANALLPKIDLGYYYLSERANANAYGLDNYKLALNFTLPILLRKERGSLKMTKFKIQQAELELALERLQLTNKIAYRRTEIESLRKQQEIIARLVADNTVMLQSEERLFSVGESSLFLINSRENNLISAQLSRINAENRFLLSNAGLFRIMASQTE; encoded by the coding sequence ATGAAAAAGATATTGGCGCTGCTGCTTTTTACGTCGTTCGTCCACGCCCAGTCATTCAATGCGGGGGAACTGTCCTTTAGCGAGTACCTCGGCTATGTCAAGAAGTTCCATCCGCTGGTGAAGAACGCAAACCTGCAGCTCGACATGGCACAGGCCAACTTAATGATGGCCCGCGGCGCGTTCGACCCCAAGATTGAAGTCGATTTCGATAAGAAGCGCTTCAACGGCAAAGAATATTACAGCCTGCTGAACAGCACGTTTAAGGTCCCGACCTGGTATGGCATAGAGCTTAAAGCCGCATTCGACGACAACGACGGCCCTTACATCAATCCCGAAAATACGGTGCCCGAGTCGGGGCTCACCTCAGTGGGGCTGAGCGTGCCGCTGGGGCAGGGGCTGTTTACAAACCAGCGCATGGCCGACCTCAGGAAGGCAAAACTGCAGATTACCCTCAGCCGGGCCGAGCGCAGGCTGCAGGCCGCCGAGGTACTGTCAGACGCCGCCGCCGCGTATTTCGAGTGGCGCAAATCCTACAGCGAGTTTCAGATGTACCGCGATTACCTGAAGAATGCAGACATCCGCTACACCGGCATCCGCAAGCTGATCGACAACGGCGACCGCCCTGCGGTGGATTCAGTCGAAGCGGGCATAGTGGTGCGCAGCCGGCAGCTGAATGTCGAGGACGCAAAGCTCAAACTCGAAAAGGCGAGGCTGGAGCTGTCGACGTTCCTGTGGCTTGACCGCACCCCTGTAGAATTGAGTGAGGCCGTACAGCCCGAAGAAAACATCCTGAAGACCGTCACCGAAACGCTGAACGTAAACCAGCTGGCACAGCAGCCCGATATCGAGACCCATCCAAAGATCGATGCGCTCAAGACCAAAATCGCGTTGCTCGATGTCGAGCGCAAACTCAAGGCCAACGCGCTGTTGCCGAAGATTGACCTGGGTTACTACTACCTGTCAGAACGCGCGAATGCGAATGCATACGGCCTCGACAATTACAAGCTTGCCCTCAATTTCACACTTCCGATACTGTTGCGCAAGGAGCGCGGCAGCCTGAAAATGACGAAGTTCAAGATACAGCAGGCCGAGCTCGAACTCGCACTGGAACGGCTGCAGCTGACAAACAAGATTGCCTACCGCAGGACCGAAATCGAGTCGCTGCGCAAACAGCAGGAGATTATCGCGCGGCTGGTGGCCGACAATACGGTGATGCTGCAATCGGAAGAGCGGCTGTTTTCTGTGGGCGAAAGTTCGCTGTTCCTGATTAACTCCCGGGAGAACAACCTGATTTCGGCACAGCTCTCGAGGATCAATGCGGAGAACCGCTTCCTGTTGTCGAATGCCGGCCTGTTCCGGATTATGGCCAGCCAAACCGAATAA
- a CDS encoding MmcQ/YjbR family DNA-binding protein has protein sequence MDIDIIRDICLSFPATEMEIKWKSDLVFMVGRKMFCMVDLDAVPPVVSFKVSDEDYEEKVASYGFKPAPWFGKNKWVAVTDHHMLTHADWTRYLKASYGLVRQKLTQQLRRDLGIS, from the coding sequence ATGGACATTGACATCATCCGCGACATCTGCCTGTCGTTTCCGGCCACCGAAATGGAAATCAAATGGAAAAGCGACCTCGTCTTTATGGTGGGACGAAAAATGTTCTGTATGGTCGACCTCGATGCGGTGCCGCCCGTAGTGTCCTTCAAAGTGTCCGATGAGGATTATGAGGAAAAAGTCGCCTCCTACGGTTTTAAGCCTGCCCCCTGGTTTGGGAAAAACAAATGGGTTGCCGTGACCGATCACCACATGCTGACCCACGCCGACTGGACCCGGTACCTCAAAGCATCCTATGGGCTTGTCCGGCAGAAACTGACGCAGCAGCTGCGCCGTGATCTGGGCATCTCCTGA
- a CDS encoding ion transporter — MDITKTEKARRKFHEIIYEADTLAGKLFDLLLIFLILVSIAAVMLESVESIQARYGAELEIVEWVITIFFTLEYIGRIIAVKRPWKYICSVQGILDLLATIPAYIDLVFPGLHFLISIRAVRLLRIFRILKMGQFVGASDQLVLALKKSRMKIIVFLFSVIVLCVILGTVMYIIEGAESGFTSIPVAVYWTIVTLTTVGFGDITPQTPFGQFVSMVIMVLGYGIIAVPTGLVTAEFMTKEGGTRNNTQVCPSCSADHHRDDARFCYHCGHSLDKYASDGLAPPSKN; from the coding sequence TTGGATATAACAAAAACGGAAAAAGCCCGCAGGAAGTTCCACGAGATCATTTATGAGGCCGATACCCTGGCGGGCAAATTGTTTGACCTGCTGCTGATTTTCCTGATACTGGTAAGCATCGCCGCCGTGATGCTTGAGAGTGTCGAATCGATCCAGGCGCGTTATGGTGCGGAACTCGAGATCGTCGAATGGGTGATCACGATTTTCTTTACGCTCGAATACATCGGTCGCATCATCGCGGTAAAAAGGCCCTGGAAGTACATCTGCAGCGTACAGGGCATCCTTGACCTGCTCGCCACGATTCCCGCTTATATTGACCTGGTTTTCCCGGGGCTGCATTTCCTGATATCGATCCGGGCGGTCAGGCTGCTGCGCATCTTCAGGATATTGAAGATGGGGCAGTTCGTAGGCGCCTCAGACCAATTGGTCCTGGCCCTGAAAAAAAGCAGGATGAAGATCATCGTGTTCCTGTTCAGCGTCATTGTATTGTGCGTCATACTGGGCACCGTGATGTACATCATTGAGGGCGCTGAGAGCGGATTTACGAGCATCCCTGTCGCAGTTTACTGGACGATTGTTACGCTGACTACGGTTGGGTTCGGGGACATCACGCCGCAAACCCCTTTCGGCCAGTTTGTGTCGATGGTGATCATGGTCCTGGGTTATGGGATCATTGCCGTACCTACGGGACTGGTCACGGCCGAATTCATGACCAAGGAAGGCGGCACGCGCAATAACACCCAGGTGTGCCCGAGCTGCAGTGCGGACCACCACCGCGACGATGCACGGTTTTGTTACCATTGCGGGCATTCACTCGATAAATACGCCAGCGACGGACTGGCGCCACCATCAAAAAACTGA
- a CDS encoding DUF3606 domain-containing protein, which yields MDTLDKDEQAGYRGVIAVDLDNPRAVAHWMEHFEVTEEKLREAVAGTDSNLVSAIAAYLKR from the coding sequence ATGGATACATTAGACAAAGACGAGCAGGCCGGCTACCGCGGTGTCATCGCGGTAGATCTGGACAACCCGCGTGCGGTAGCACACTGGATGGAACACTTTGAGGTCACCGAAGAGAAGCTGCGTGAGGCGGTTGCAGGAACGGACAGCAACCTGGTCAGCGCGATCGCGGCCTACCTGAAGCGTTAG
- a CDS encoding NUDIX domain-containing protein, with amino-acid sequence MKQSAGLLLYRYTDGQPEVLLVHPGGPFWQHKDAGAWSIPKGEFDGDEQPLEAAIRECREETGVTPTGEFMTLQSVKLKSGKIVHAWALHMDIDAQNIKSNTIEIEWPYKSGKRLTIPEVDRAEWFSVSAALTKINPAQAAFILRLADKFAM; translated from the coding sequence ATGAAACAATCCGCGGGACTTCTTTTATACCGGTACACCGACGGCCAGCCCGAGGTGTTGCTCGTCCACCCCGGCGGGCCGTTCTGGCAACACAAGGATGCGGGCGCCTGGTCGATCCCGAAAGGCGAATTTGACGGTGACGAACAACCGCTTGAGGCCGCCATCCGCGAATGCCGGGAAGAAACCGGGGTGACGCCCACGGGCGAATTCATGACACTGCAGTCCGTAAAACTCAAATCCGGCAAAATTGTGCACGCGTGGGCGCTGCACATGGACATCGATGCGCAAAACATAAAAAGCAATACCATCGAGATTGAGTGGCCCTACAAGTCCGGAAAGCGCCTGACCATACCCGAAGTGGACCGTGCGGAATGGTTCAGCGTATCCGCGGCGCTGACTAAAATCAATCCGGCGCAGGCCGCTTTTATCCTGCGACTGGCAGATAAATTCGCAATGTAA
- a CDS encoding Gfo/Idh/MocA family protein yields the protein MEKTIRWGIIGCGNVTELKSGPAYRKTKGFALVAVMRRDAAKAEDYAKRHGVPRFYTDAGALIADPDIDAVYIATPPDTHAHYALKVAAADKICCIEKPMASDYDECVMICEAFEQKKLPLFVAYYRRTLEKFLKVKALLDEIGAGRSVRWQLSRVPNANDRSGQYQWRTDAAIARGGYFEDLASHGLDLFTFLFGEVAAVHGISTNQQGLYSAKDALSACWIHQSGIVGSANWNFGSSVREDVVEIHGSEGKISFSMFDNHLPILFEKEGTSQSFDIAPPENIQLFHVEAMRAHLAGERPHPSQGRSAAHTTWIMDRILGSETAR from the coding sequence ATGGAGAAGACTATCCGCTGGGGGATCATCGGCTGCGGCAATGTGACAGAATTGAAGAGCGGCCCGGCCTACCGGAAAACAAAAGGCTTTGCGCTGGTTGCGGTCATGCGCCGTGATGCCGCCAAAGCCGAAGATTATGCCAAACGGCATGGTGTGCCGCGATTTTACACCGACGCAGGGGCTTTGATTGCCGACCCGGATATCGACGCTGTGTATATTGCGACCCCACCCGATACCCATGCCCATTATGCGTTGAAGGTGGCCGCCGCGGACAAAATCTGCTGTATTGAAAAACCGATGGCCAGTGATTATGACGAATGCGTGATGATCTGCGAAGCCTTTGAACAAAAAAAACTGCCGTTGTTTGTGGCTTACTACCGCCGTACGCTGGAGAAGTTCCTGAAGGTAAAGGCGTTGCTGGACGAGATAGGCGCCGGGCGATCGGTGCGCTGGCAGCTCAGCCGCGTACCCAATGCCAATGACCGCTCGGGGCAATACCAATGGCGTACTGATGCAGCCATCGCGCGTGGGGGCTACTTTGAGGACCTGGCGAGCCACGGACTGGATTTGTTCACGTTCCTTTTTGGTGAAGTAGCCGCGGTGCACGGCATCAGTACGAACCAGCAGGGACTGTATAGTGCAAAAGACGCCCTATCAGCCTGCTGGATCCATCAGTCCGGGATCGTCGGGTCGGCGAACTGGAATTTCGGCAGCAGCGTGCGTGAAGATGTGGTGGAAATACACGGCAGTGAGGGAAAGATTTCCTTTTCGATGTTTGACAACCACCTGCCCATACTGTTTGAAAAAGAGGGCACGAGTCAATCGTTTGATATCGCACCGCCTGAAAACATACAACTGTTCCATGTCGAGGCGATGCGCGCCCACCTGGCGGGTGAGCGACCGCATCCGTCTCAGGGTCGGTCGGCGGCGCACACGACCTGGATCATGGACCGGATTTTGGGCAGCGAAACGGCACGGTGA
- a CDS encoding low affinity iron permease family protein: MKNEKTINYNNTFEKFASKVSRLTGSTAAFCCAFLVIIAWAVTGPLFNFSQTWQLLINTGTTIVTFLMVFIIQKAQNKDSLAIQLKLNELVASHKYASNRLVDIEDMTEEEMRTIQKYYAHLSKLTEQDESLQCSHSIEEAEELQDFKQSVREARKEDLEVQ; the protein is encoded by the coding sequence ATGAAAAATGAAAAAACCATCAACTATAACAATACTTTTGAAAAATTCGCTTCGAAAGTATCAAGGCTTACCGGAAGCACCGCCGCTTTTTGCTGTGCGTTCCTGGTAATCATCGCCTGGGCGGTTACCGGACCCCTTTTCAACTTCTCACAAACCTGGCAGTTACTCATCAACACCGGCACGACCATCGTCACCTTCCTGATGGTATTTATTATCCAGAAGGCGCAGAACAAGGATTCACTCGCCATACAACTGAAGCTCAACGAACTGGTCGCGTCGCACAAATATGCGAGCAACCGCCTCGTCGATATCGAGGACATGACCGAAGAGGAAATGCGTACCATCCAGAAGTACTATGCACACCTGAGCAAGCTGACGGAGCAGGACGAAAGCCTGCAATGCTCCCATTCGATTGAGGAGGCCGAAGAGCTGCAGGATTTTAAGCAGAGTGTCAGGGAAGCCCGCAAAGAGGATCTGGAGGTACAGTGA
- a CDS encoding RluA family pseudouridine synthase codes for MSTDFTPEMEPEDELFEHHRFVVAKGQALLRIDKYLMSQIANATRNKIQQAASNGDIYVNDIPVKSNYRVKPLDVVTIMLTHPPFENRVDPENIPLDIVYEDEALLIVNKPPGLVVHPGHGNYTGTLVNALAYHFENLPLNSSNRPGLVHRIDKDTSGLLVIAKTETALSHLAKQFENKTSEREYVALVWGNMKEDEGTINGNLARHLKDRMQMAVFADPEIGKPAITHYKVIERFGYVTLVSCILETGRTHQIRAHMKYIGHTLFNDERYGGHQILKGTTFTKYKQFVENCFKILPRQALHAKTLGFEHPVTGEMMRFDTELPDDMREAIEKWRNYSKSHTVDDDEE; via the coding sequence ATGAGTACTGATTTTACACCCGAAATGGAACCCGAAGACGAGCTTTTCGAACACCATCGCTTTGTAGTCGCTAAAGGGCAGGCCCTGCTGCGCATCGACAAATACCTGATGTCACAGATTGCCAATGCCACGCGCAACAAGATACAACAGGCCGCGTCGAACGGCGACATTTACGTCAATGACATTCCGGTCAAATCGAATTACCGCGTCAAGCCGCTGGATGTGGTGACCATCATGCTCACGCACCCGCCATTCGAGAACCGCGTTGACCCTGAGAACATTCCGCTTGATATCGTTTATGAGGATGAGGCGCTGCTGATTGTCAATAAGCCCCCGGGGCTTGTCGTACATCCCGGGCATGGAAACTATACCGGCACCCTGGTCAATGCGTTGGCGTACCACTTTGAAAACCTCCCGCTGAACAGCAGCAACCGTCCCGGACTCGTGCACCGCATCGACAAAGACACCTCAGGCCTTTTGGTCATCGCCAAAACCGAAACGGCGCTAAGCCACCTGGCTAAACAATTTGAGAACAAGACCTCCGAAAGGGAATATGTCGCGCTGGTATGGGGCAACATGAAAGAGGACGAAGGCACGATCAACGGCAACCTGGCCAGGCATTTGAAAGACCGCATGCAGATGGCTGTGTTCGCCGATCCTGAAATCGGGAAGCCGGCCATCACGCATTACAAGGTGATTGAGCGTTTCGGCTATGTGACCCTGGTATCCTGTATACTCGAAACCGGAAGGACACACCAGATCCGGGCACACATGAAATACATAGGGCATACGCTGTTCAATGATGAGCGCTACGGCGGCCACCAGATATTGAAGGGAACAACATTTACAAAATACAAGCAATTCGTTGAAAACTGCTTTAAGATATTACCGCGTCAGGCACTCCACGCCAAGACCCTCGGCTTCGAGCATCCCGTGACCGGCGAAATGATGCGTTTTGACACGGAACTCCCTGATGACATGCGGGAAGCCATCGAAAAATGGCGCAACTACTCGAAGTCGCATACCGTAGACGACGATGAGGAATAG
- a CDS encoding PASTA domain-containing protein, translated as MSLRNYLTSKVFFRQLALAFLILLVIGFLLLQWISFSTKHGEEITVPNLAKMSIEQAEEVLDNADLDYEVLDTVDFNPDYPKFTIVKQDPLAGAKVKEDRKIYIKINSGGFNSVRVPNLIEQTLRQAVPTLQSIGLQQGKITYKPYLGKDMVLEMMQNGKVLKPGDKVLKSSKIDLVVGDGKVGFEEENDTQTDTTDTGAE; from the coding sequence ATGAGCTTACGCAATTACCTTACCAGCAAAGTTTTTTTCAGGCAACTTGCATTGGCATTCCTGATTTTACTGGTAATCGGCTTCCTGCTTTTACAATGGATCTCTTTTTCGACGAAGCATGGGGAGGAAATTACGGTGCCCAACCTCGCTAAAATGTCGATCGAGCAGGCAGAGGAAGTGCTTGACAATGCCGACCTCGATTATGAGGTGCTCGACACGGTTGATTTCAACCCGGATTATCCTAAATTCACCATCGTGAAACAGGATCCGCTGGCCGGGGCCAAGGTGAAGGAAGACCGTAAGATTTATATAAAGATCAATTCCGGCGGATTCAACTCGGTCCGCGTACCCAATTTAATCGAGCAGACGCTCAGGCAGGCGGTGCCCACACTGCAGTCCATTGGCCTGCAGCAGGGCAAGATCACTTATAAACCCTACCTGGGCAAAGACATGGTGCTTGAGATGATGCAGAACGGCAAAGTCCTCAAGCCGGGCGACAAAGTACTGAAATCATCCAAGATCGACCTCGTCGTAGGTGATGGGAAAGTCGGTTTTGAAGAGGAAAATGATACCCAAACCGATACGACAGATACCGGAGCCGAGTAA
- a CDS encoding D-alanine--D-alanine ligase, translated as MKVAVVMGGYSDESVISLRSGKLVLSNLDKSKYEAFEVHILKDGWHVVADDKKYPINKADFSVDMDGRHIRFDVAVNTIHGTPGEDGHMQAYWELLGLPYSGCSFYQSALTFNKRDTLSVLSKFGIPRAKSIYLSKGQAVSVDEIVAQLGLPFFVKPNQSGSSLGVSKVNDPADFDKALAFAFAEDNDILIESNLKGTEVSVGVLHYRGQTTVLGLTEIVSQNDFFDYEAKYEGKSEEITPARLDRETERKVRETAAKAYEALGMRGFSRSDFIVMDGVPHFIEMNTNPGLSPQSIFPQQAAHAGIAFSDLLDNEIALALERRTLWKK; from the coding sequence ATGAAAGTAGCCGTGGTCATGGGCGGATATTCTGACGAATCGGTGATTTCGCTGCGCAGCGGAAAGCTGGTCCTGAGTAATCTCGACAAATCGAAATATGAGGCGTTTGAAGTACACATCCTTAAGGACGGATGGCATGTGGTGGCAGACGATAAAAAATACCCGATCAACAAAGCCGACTTTTCCGTTGACATGGACGGAAGGCACATCCGGTTCGACGTCGCGGTAAATACAATACACGGTACGCCCGGCGAGGACGGCCATATGCAGGCCTACTGGGAATTGCTCGGACTTCCGTATTCGGGTTGCAGTTTTTACCAGTCGGCGCTCACATTCAACAAGCGCGATACCTTGTCGGTGTTGTCCAAATTCGGGATACCCCGGGCCAAATCCATCTACCTTTCCAAAGGGCAGGCCGTGTCAGTTGATGAGATTGTGGCGCAGCTCGGCCTTCCGTTTTTCGTAAAGCCAAACCAGTCCGGGAGCAGCCTGGGCGTGTCCAAGGTCAATGACCCGGCTGATTTTGACAAGGCGCTGGCATTCGCTTTCGCGGAGGACAACGACATCCTGATAGAATCCAACCTGAAAGGCACTGAGGTTTCGGTCGGCGTGCTGCACTACCGCGGACAAACGACGGTTCTGGGCCTGACCGAGATTGTTTCGCAAAATGACTTCTTCGATTACGAAGCCAAATACGAAGGCAAATCGGAAGAGATTACCCCCGCAAGGCTCGACAGGGAGACCGAGCGGAAAGTGCGCGAGACGGCGGCAAAGGCTTACGAGGCGCTCGGTATGAGGGGTTTCTCAAGATCCGATTTTATAGTAATGGACGGCGTTCCGCATTTCATAGAAATGAACACCAACCCGGGCCTGTCACCGCAAAGTATTTTCCCACAGCAGGCAGCGCATGCCGGCATCGCCTTTTCTGATTTGCTCGACAATGAGATTGCGCTGGCCCTGGAGCGCAGGACGCTTTGGAAAAAATAG
- a CDS encoding DUF421 domain-containing protein, producing the protein MKEIFEWERVLLNELPLEFLYEVVFRSATMFIILLVTLKMTGKRGVRQLSVFETVIIIALGSAAGDPMFYEDVGLIPAITVFLVIIAMYRLVTWVAGKNRKFEEFIEGKTECLISEGKFSISSFKKESLAQDEFFTELRLKSVDHLGQVRNAFLETSGEVSVFFYKDEEVRPGLPILPHYFAQKSKQVPKAGLYACTFCGHTQELGPGEALCAVCAKPEWVAAIKTLRIT; encoded by the coding sequence ATGAAAGAGATTTTTGAATGGGAGCGCGTGCTGCTCAATGAACTGCCATTGGAGTTCCTGTACGAGGTCGTATTCAGGTCGGCCACGATGTTCATCATCCTGCTCGTGACCTTGAAAATGACCGGCAAACGGGGCGTCAGGCAATTGTCGGTTTTTGAAACCGTCATTATCATCGCCCTGGGTTCTGCCGCGGGCGACCCGATGTTTTACGAAGATGTGGGACTAATCCCTGCGATCACCGTGTTTTTAGTGATTATTGCCATGTACCGCCTTGTTACCTGGGTTGCGGGCAAGAACCGCAAGTTTGAAGAGTTTATTGAAGGAAAGACGGAATGCCTGATCAGTGAAGGGAAATTTTCAATTTCGTCTTTCAAAAAAGAAAGCCTGGCACAGGATGAGTTCTTTACGGAATTGCGACTGAAATCCGTCGACCACCTCGGGCAGGTACGGAATGCGTTTCTCGAAACGAGTGGGGAGGTGAGTGTGTTCTTTTACAAAGACGAAGAGGTGAGGCCCGGGCTGCCGATATTGCCGCACTACTTTGCACAAAAAAGTAAGCAGGTCCCGAAAGCGGGGCTGTACGCCTGTACGTTCTGCGGGCATACGCAGGAACTGGGTCCCGGTGAAGCGCTGTGCGCGGTCTGCGCCAAACCGGAATGGGTTGCCGCAATAAAAACGCTGCGCATTACCTGA
- the coaD gene encoding pantetheine-phosphate adenylyltransferase, with product MKRAIFPGSFDPITLGHYDIIKRSIPLFDEIVVAIGVNAEKKYMFSLEERKRFIEEAFANEPSVRVETYEGLTIDFCKKMKAHYILRGLRNPADFEFEKAIAHTNRRLSKIETVFLLTAANTSYISSSIVRDVIRNGGQYEMLVPESVRVT from the coding sequence ATGAAAAGAGCGATATTTCCGGGCTCATTTGACCCGATCACCTTAGGACATTATGACATCATCAAGCGAAGCATTCCGCTTTTTGATGAGATTGTGGTCGCTATCGGCGTCAACGCCGAGAAGAAGTACATGTTCTCCCTTGAAGAAAGAAAGCGTTTTATCGAAGAGGCATTTGCCAATGAGCCGTCGGTTAGGGTAGAAACTTATGAAGGGCTGACAATTGATTTCTGCAAGAAGATGAAGGCCCATTATATCCTGCGCGGACTCCGCAATCCTGCAGACTTTGAGTTCGAAAAGGCCATCGCCCACACCAACAGGAGGTTGTCAAAGATAGAGACCGTGTTTTTGCTTACGGCTGCCAATACTTCGTATATCAGTTCGAGCATCGTGCGCGATGTGATCAGGAATGGCGGGCAATACGAGATGCTCGTACCGGAATCTGTAAGGGTGACATAA